From Acidipropionibacterium acidipropionici, one genomic window encodes:
- the mobF gene encoding MobF family relaxase, whose amino-acid sequence MTVSMRVMSAGDGYKYLLRTVAAGDGDRSLSTPLTRYYAEEGTPPGRWLGAGVRGLGGGRIAEGDQVSEAQLQLLVGMGCDPVTGEPLGRAYPQYKTTTERIEARIAGLDPSMGPAARAEAVSQIEAEEASHGNRRAVAGFDFTFSVPKSASVLWAVADAGTQALVAQAHHAAVAEVVAFMESEVAATRTGATAGDGAVAQVDVTGLIATAYDHYDSRAGDPHLHTHVVVSNKVQTVLDGKWRSLDGRPLHASVVALSEIHEAIFADHLTRMLGVQWESREMGRDRNPSWAITTVPENLVGEFSTRSRHIDAETDRLIENYVTEHGRRPAPATIMKLRAQATLTTRPDKQVHSLAELTDQWRARAGSVLGEDATAWASRTAHQNPTPQLLRADDVSLDAISQLGESVVAVVGEKRSTWRRWNLYAEASRQTMGLRFASTEDRHAILGMITDAAENASLRLTPPELAVSPVVFRRDDGTSVFRPKHSTVFSSEDLLTAEDRLLERARTLTGPVVDMATVEKITSSPDPQGRRLGSDQADALVRVAVSGRVLDVLVGPAGAGKTTALGALRQAWENQHGTGSVIGLAPSAVAAQVLAEDLGIATENTAKWWDNHTRHGESFQKGQLVIIDEASLAGTLTLDRITAHAAEVGAKVLLVGDYGQLQSVDAGGAFSLLVNDRDDTPELVDVHRFTHQWEKTASLALRHGRIEVIDTYMDHDRIAEGEAEAMADAAYTAWRTDRQAGKSSVLVAETREQVAMLNARARADLILDGTLNPGPEITLNDGTQAGVGDTVITRRNDRRLRTGRDWVRNGDTWTITDIRHDGSISVRKHGCRFGGAIVLPASYVAEHLDLGYAVTAHRAQGITTDTAHVLVEPTTTRENFYVAMTRGRQSNQAYVVLNRPDDHAEPHPAEHLDATARSVLYGVLQHAGAELSAHGTITAEHERWGSIAQLAAEYETIAQAAQHDRWARLLRTSGLTTEQAETVIDSDAFGALTAELRRAEANHHDIDQLLPRLIRARSLDDADDIASVIHHRVAQATARPARSGRTRRRARLIAGLIPHADGPMSEEMRTALAERRRLIEARADAVLDAGINERESWTAHLGPIPNGARARTLWQQQARVIAAYRDRYAITDSTPLGITTESTAQKIDRARAEAALSELARRGVADERHRPAPQVSRHREL is encoded by the coding sequence ATGACGGTGTCGATGCGGGTGATGAGTGCGGGCGATGGGTATAAGTACCTGTTGCGGACAGTGGCGGCTGGAGATGGTGACCGCTCGTTGTCTACGCCGTTGACCCGGTATTACGCGGAGGAAGGTACTCCGCCGGGTCGTTGGCTTGGTGCTGGGGTCCGCGGGCTCGGTGGAGGCCGGATCGCGGAAGGCGACCAGGTGTCCGAAGCTCAACTCCAATTGTTGGTGGGTATGGGCTGTGACCCGGTCACCGGTGAGCCGTTGGGGAGGGCCTATCCGCAGTACAAGACCACTACCGAGAGGATCGAAGCTCGTATCGCCGGGCTGGACCCGAGCATGGGTCCGGCCGCTCGTGCTGAGGCGGTCTCACAGATCGAAGCGGAAGAAGCCTCCCACGGTAACCGGCGTGCGGTGGCGGGGTTCGATTTCACGTTCTCGGTGCCGAAGTCTGCCTCTGTGTTGTGGGCGGTTGCTGATGCTGGGACTCAGGCGTTGGTCGCTCAGGCTCATCATGCTGCGGTTGCAGAGGTGGTTGCATTCATGGAGTCCGAGGTTGCAGCCACCCGCACTGGTGCAACCGCCGGTGACGGGGCGGTTGCACAGGTCGATGTGACCGGGCTGATCGCTACCGCCTATGACCACTACGACTCCCGCGCCGGCGACCCGCACCTGCATACCCATGTGGTGGTCTCCAATAAGGTCCAGACGGTACTGGACGGGAAGTGGCGCTCCCTGGACGGACGACCCCTGCACGCCTCAGTGGTCGCGCTCTCGGAGATACATGAGGCGATCTTCGCCGACCACCTCACCCGGATGCTCGGGGTCCAGTGGGAGTCACGGGAGATGGGCCGGGACCGCAACCCCTCCTGGGCCATCACCACCGTCCCCGAAAACCTCGTGGGCGAGTTCTCGACCCGCAGTAGGCATATAGACGCCGAGACCGACCGTCTCATCGAGAACTACGTCACCGAGCACGGCAGGCGGCCCGCTCCAGCGACCATCATGAAGCTGCGCGCCCAAGCAACCCTGACCACCCGACCCGACAAACAGGTCCACTCCCTGGCCGAGCTGACCGATCAGTGGCGTGCCCGGGCGGGCAGCGTGTTGGGTGAGGACGCCACCGCCTGGGCCTCCAGGACCGCGCATCAGAACCCCACACCTCAGTTGCTGCGGGCTGACGATGTGTCCCTGGATGCGATCAGCCAGCTGGGTGAATCTGTAGTGGCAGTGGTCGGTGAGAAGCGTTCGACCTGGCGGCGCTGGAACCTCTACGCCGAAGCCTCCCGACAGACCATGGGATTACGGTTTGCCAGCACCGAAGACCGCCACGCCATCCTGGGCATGATCACCGACGCCGCCGAGAACGCCTCCCTGCGTCTCACCCCGCCCGAGCTGGCAGTCTCGCCGGTGGTGTTCCGCCGAGACGACGGCACCAGCGTCTTCCGACCGAAACACTCGACCGTGTTCTCCTCCGAAGACCTCCTGACCGCAGAAGACCGCCTCCTAGAACGGGCACGCACACTCACCGGCCCTGTAGTGGATATGGCCACGGTGGAGAAGATCACCAGTAGCCCTGATCCTCAGGGTCGCCGGCTCGGATCAGATCAGGCGGATGCTCTGGTGCGGGTGGCGGTCTCCGGGCGGGTGCTGGATGTGTTGGTCGGTCCTGCCGGGGCAGGTAAGACCACCGCGCTGGGTGCCCTCCGCCAAGCCTGGGAGAACCAACACGGCACAGGCTCCGTCATCGGTTTGGCACCCTCAGCCGTGGCCGCACAGGTCCTGGCCGAGGACCTGGGGATCGCTACGGAGAACACGGCGAAGTGGTGGGACAACCACACCCGTCACGGTGAGTCCTTCCAGAAGGGTCAGTTGGTGATCATCGACGAGGCTTCCCTGGCCGGAACGCTGACTCTGGACAGGATCACAGCCCACGCCGCAGAGGTCGGGGCGAAGGTGCTGCTGGTCGGTGACTATGGGCAGCTGCAATCTGTGGATGCTGGTGGGGCGTTCTCCCTGTTGGTCAACGACCGCGACGACACTCCTGAGCTGGTCGATGTCCACCGATTCACCCACCAGTGGGAGAAGACCGCCTCCCTCGCGCTACGGCACGGCCGGATTGAGGTGATTGATACTTACATGGACCACGACCGGATCGCAGAGGGCGAAGCAGAGGCGATGGCCGACGCCGCTTACACCGCTTGGCGTACCGACCGGCAGGCAGGAAAGTCCTCGGTGCTGGTGGCGGAGACTCGGGAACAGGTGGCGATGCTCAACGCCCGCGCCCGAGCCGACCTCATTCTCGACGGCACCCTGAACCCCGGTCCCGAAATCACCCTGAACGACGGTACTCAGGCCGGTGTCGGGGACACGGTGATCACCCGGCGCAACGACCGAAGGCTGCGCACTGGCAGAGACTGGGTCCGCAACGGAGACACCTGGACGATTACCGACATCCGCCACGACGGCTCAATCAGCGTCCGCAAGCACGGCTGCCGATTCGGCGGGGCCATCGTGCTGCCTGCCTCCTACGTCGCCGAACATCTCGACCTGGGGTACGCGGTGACAGCGCACCGGGCACAGGGCATCACCACAGACACCGCGCACGTGCTCGTCGAACCCACAACGACCAGGGAGAACTTTTACGTCGCGATGACCCGCGGTCGCCAGTCGAATCAGGCGTACGTCGTGCTGAACCGACCTGACGACCACGCCGAACCCCACCCAGCCGAGCACCTCGACGCTACAGCCCGCTCGGTGCTCTACGGTGTCCTGCAGCACGCCGGCGCTGAACTCTCCGCCCACGGGACCATCACCGCCGAACACGAACGGTGGGGATCGATCGCGCAACTCGCAGCCGAGTACGAGACCATCGCGCAAGCAGCCCAACATGACCGGTGGGCACGCCTGCTCCGCACCAGCGGCCTGACAACGGAACAGGCCGAGACGGTCATCGACTCCGACGCGTTCGGAGCTCTGACTGCGGAACTGCGACGAGCCGAGGCCAATCACCACGACATCGACCAGCTCCTGCCGCGACTGATTCGCGCCCGCAGCCTCGATGACGCGGACGACATCGCCTCGGTCATCCACCACCGCGTCGCCCAAGCCACCGCACGGCCCGCAAGATCTGGCAGAACGAGGCGGCGAGCACGCCTTATTGCCGGCCTCATACCGCACGCCGACGGGCCGATGAGCGAAGAAATGCGTACGGCGCTGGCAGAACGCCGCAGGCTGATCGAAGCCCGGGCAGACGCCGTGCTCGATGCCGGGATCAACGAACGCGAGTCCTGGACGGCGCACCTCGGCCCGATCCCCAACGGCGCCCGCGCAAGGACACTGTGGCAGCAGCAGGCGCGAGTGATTGCGGCCTATCGCGACCGGTACGCCATCACCGACTCAACGCCACTCGGCATCACCACGGAGTCGACCGCGCAGAAGATCGACCGAGCCCGCGCCGAAGCAGCGCTCAGCGAGCTTGCCCGTCGAGGCGTGGCCGACGAACGGCACCGGCCAGCACCGCAGGTCTCCCGGCACCGTGAACTCTGA
- a CDS encoding LysR family transcriptional regulator has product MDVRHLQLLRELAERGSVTAVAEATHRTVSAVSQQLRTAQRDAGMQLVEPDGRGVRLTEAGRLLAAGAVEVDTALATVQARWDAYRDDPGGPVSIVAFPSAATLLFPLVITAAEHAGIDLRVTDLDPAESEFAALTADFDIVIAHSLSSPRPAGTSELDVLELVGEPLDVAMAASHPLSERKSLRIEEVAEATWIGVPEGYPFDTVLTSIESHLGKPLRVAQRVRDNRLIESLVAASDRLAVLPRFTSRSNDDLALRPIVGVPALRHMSAIMRPDRARRRAVQTALVAIAEVSRALQA; this is encoded by the coding sequence ATGGATGTACGGCATCTCCAACTTCTGCGCGAACTTGCCGAACGCGGCAGTGTGACCGCGGTGGCAGAGGCCACGCACCGTACCGTCTCGGCGGTCTCGCAGCAGTTGCGCACGGCTCAGCGGGATGCCGGGATGCAGCTCGTGGAACCCGACGGGCGGGGCGTGCGCCTGACCGAAGCCGGACGGCTGCTCGCCGCGGGAGCCGTTGAAGTCGATACTGCCCTCGCTACGGTGCAGGCGCGCTGGGATGCCTACCGCGACGATCCCGGCGGCCCGGTCAGCATCGTCGCCTTTCCGAGCGCGGCGACGTTACTGTTCCCACTCGTCATCACGGCGGCTGAACATGCGGGCATCGACCTGCGGGTGACCGATCTCGATCCCGCAGAGTCCGAGTTCGCCGCACTTACCGCAGACTTCGATATCGTCATCGCCCACAGCCTCTCCAGCCCCAGACCGGCAGGCACCTCTGAGCTTGACGTGCTCGAACTCGTAGGCGAGCCACTCGACGTAGCGATGGCCGCTTCCCACCCGCTCTCCGAACGGAAGAGCCTGCGGATCGAAGAGGTCGCGGAGGCAACCTGGATCGGCGTACCCGAGGGCTACCCATTCGATACCGTGCTCACGTCCATCGAAAGCCATCTCGGGAAGCCCCTGCGAGTCGCGCAGCGGGTGCGTGATAATCGACTGATCGAGTCTTTGGTCGCCGCGAGCGACCGCCTCGCCGTGCTGCCGCGATTCACCAGCCGCAGCAACGATGACCTTGCCCTGCGACCCATAGTGGGCGTTCCGGCGCTGCGCCATATGTCGGCCATCATGCGGCCAGACCGCGCACGACGCCGGGCGGTGCAAACAGCCCTCGTAGCGATCGCCGAAGTATCGCGGGCATTGCAGGCTTAG
- a CDS encoding EamA family transporter, whose product MPVRHMLLAVTVAALWGINFIAIDLSLAIYPPLLLAALRFGLVAIPTVLFVRRPKVQWRWLIGYGIGFGVLQFAFLYWGMAAGMPAGLASLVLQASAPFTVILGAVFLREGLTRARVLGIAVAIIGLSVVGWQRAEHAALLPFLLTLAAGFGWAIGNVCNRQAHTSEPFRLMLWMSVIPPLPLLALSVVFEGTDRIRAALAAAFTPEGMWPTLGLLFTAIVAVIGGSGIWTWLISHHPAGLVAPFSLLVPVFGMTSAWLILGETVRPGELAGALLIVIGVLIGTIVVRHPHVDSNPQKTPIRA is encoded by the coding sequence ATGCCGGTACGACACATGCTCCTTGCGGTTACTGTCGCAGCGCTCTGGGGGATCAACTTCATCGCGATCGACCTTTCTCTGGCCATCTATCCGCCGTTGCTGCTAGCGGCATTGCGGTTCGGGCTCGTGGCGATCCCAACGGTGCTGTTCGTGCGCAGGCCGAAGGTGCAGTGGCGCTGGTTGATCGGCTACGGGATCGGATTCGGCGTGCTGCAGTTCGCTTTCCTGTACTGGGGCATGGCCGCTGGAATGCCTGCCGGTCTCGCCTCCCTGGTATTGCAAGCCTCGGCACCGTTCACCGTGATCCTGGGGGCGGTGTTCCTCCGTGAAGGACTCACGCGCGCGCGGGTGCTCGGCATCGCGGTCGCGATCATCGGCCTGTCGGTGGTGGGATGGCAACGAGCCGAGCACGCGGCGCTGCTTCCATTCCTCCTCACCCTGGCGGCGGGCTTCGGGTGGGCAATCGGAAACGTCTGCAACCGGCAGGCGCACACGAGCGAACCTTTCCGGCTCATGTTGTGGATGTCCGTGATTCCGCCCTTGCCGCTTCTTGCTCTCAGCGTGGTGTTCGAAGGTACCGACCGGATCCGTGCAGCCCTGGCAGCTGCGTTCACGCCCGAGGGCATGTGGCCCACCCTGGGGCTTCTGTTTACCGCGATCGTCGCCGTCATCGGCGGCTCGGGTATCTGGACATGGCTCATATCGCACCACCCCGCCGGCTTGGTCGCCCCGTTCTCACTCCTCGTGCCCGTGTTCGGCATGACCTCCGCCTGGCTCATCCTCGGAGAGACCGTACGACCCGGCGAACTGGCGGGGGCGCTGCTCATCGTCATCGGCGTGCTGATCGGAACGATCGTTGTGCGTCACCCACATGTAGATTCAAACCCACAGAAGACACCGATCAGGGCGTGA
- a CDS encoding dihydrofolate reductase family protein, translating to MSGEQRKNIYVDGGATIRSFLREGLLDELTVAVVPVILGAGISLVGEGVPETSLRVRGSHITGEGVVRITYENAPA from the coding sequence ATGTCCGGGGAGCAGAGAAAGAACATCTATGTCGACGGTGGCGCCACGATTCGCTCTTTCCTGCGTGAAGGTCTTCTCGACGAGCTCACCGTCGCGGTTGTCCCCGTCATCCTCGGCGCAGGAATATCACTGGTCGGGGAGGGCGTGCCTGAGACGTCGCTTCGTGTGCGAGGGTCACACATCACTGGCGAGGGCGTCGTACGCATCACCTACGAGAACGCTCCTGCATAG
- a CDS encoding response regulator: MPSLVIVDDHAAVRAGVAAILTADPDIRILGEAATGHDAIHLIDSREPDVVVLDLQLPDRGGIDICREITARTATRVLILTAYEISDNITAALDAGAAGFLAKTAEPQQMIDAVHAVAAGQAYLTPSVTRHVIAQATGRSTSARTTSAGAPELTDREQEVLQLVAEGLTNKQIAQRLVISPATAKTHLARIMQKLGVSTRTQAAMLARTADNR; encoded by the coding sequence ATGCCTAGCCTCGTTATCGTCGATGACCACGCCGCCGTGCGGGCAGGCGTCGCCGCCATCCTCACGGCCGATCCGGACATCAGGATCCTCGGCGAAGCCGCGACCGGCCACGACGCGATCCACCTCATCGACAGCCGGGAACCCGACGTGGTCGTCCTCGACCTCCAGCTCCCTGACCGCGGCGGCATCGACATCTGTCGCGAGATCACCGCAAGGACCGCCACCCGCGTGCTGATCCTCACTGCCTACGAGATCAGCGACAACATCACCGCGGCTCTGGATGCCGGAGCGGCGGGGTTCCTCGCCAAGACGGCCGAGCCGCAGCAGATGATCGACGCCGTGCACGCTGTCGCAGCAGGACAGGCGTATCTCACCCCGTCGGTGACCCGGCACGTCATCGCACAGGCGACAGGTAGAAGCACGTCAGCACGAACAACCAGTGCTGGCGCGCCGGAGCTGACCGACCGCGAGCAGGAAGTCCTGCAACTGGTCGCCGAAGGCCTCACCAACAAGCAAATCGCTCAACGCCTCGTGATCTCCCCAGCCACCGCTAAAACGCACCTGGCGCGCATCATGCAGAAACTCGGAGTATCCACCCGCACCCAGGCAGCCATGCTCGCCCGAACCGCCGACAATCGGTAG
- a CDS encoding sensor histidine kinase: MTGTDPIPSPRHAWITVGYVVIALGFCFVPGIGIEWFAVSRSQVLIGGIATAIALGAVHLFRNRWPTVVVVAGLAVMTVEAVATGTTSVGAILIECDALYSLVIARSTEQTRRLLPMIAAACLSIAVAGLLLANILAAPLLQVTILLLAVGVTLWWGITVRAPMTHAEEERERAALIAEAAAAKQREALVAERLQISRELHDTISGHLSAITIQAAGALATTAPPTAEELTERLGRIRVLSLDAMGDMRTLIDVLRTDTSSPVALPQNWSSVDSLIAGARESGTSITLTGDDPAMITLDPLVSVTAYNALREALVNAEKHAPGRDVTIDIRHEGEALAMTIANGQHPPAQHGEVSSGYGLIGLAERVRLCGGDLDIDRSDDTWALRVRLPLTAGRETQHA, translated from the coding sequence ATGACGGGGACAGACCCGATTCCGTCGCCGCGCCATGCGTGGATCACCGTCGGGTACGTCGTGATTGCGCTCGGCTTCTGCTTCGTGCCCGGCATCGGGATTGAATGGTTCGCGGTATCCCGCTCACAGGTCCTGATCGGCGGCATCGCCACCGCGATCGCCCTCGGGGCGGTGCACCTGTTCCGGAACCGGTGGCCCACCGTGGTCGTCGTGGCAGGACTGGCAGTGATGACCGTCGAGGCCGTCGCGACCGGGACGACATCGGTCGGCGCGATCCTGATCGAGTGTGACGCCCTCTACAGTCTGGTCATCGCCCGATCGACGGAGCAGACCCGACGGTTGCTCCCGATGATCGCCGCGGCCTGCCTGTCCATAGCCGTCGCAGGGCTGCTGCTGGCGAACATCCTCGCCGCTCCGCTGCTGCAGGTCACCATCCTGCTGTTGGCGGTCGGGGTCACTCTGTGGTGGGGCATCACGGTACGGGCGCCGATGACCCACGCCGAGGAGGAACGTGAACGCGCCGCCCTCATCGCCGAGGCCGCCGCGGCCAAACAACGAGAGGCGCTGGTCGCCGAGCGACTGCAGATCAGTCGCGAACTGCACGACACCATCTCCGGGCACCTGTCTGCCATCACGATCCAGGCAGCTGGTGCCCTGGCCACCACGGCACCGCCCACAGCCGAGGAACTGACCGAGCGCCTCGGGCGTATCCGGGTCCTCAGCCTGGATGCGATGGGCGACATGCGCACCCTGATCGACGTGCTCCGGACCGACACGTCCTCACCCGTCGCGCTGCCGCAGAACTGGTCATCGGTGGACTCGCTCATCGCGGGCGCACGAGAATCCGGCACATCCATCACCCTGACCGGCGACGATCCTGCGATGATCACCCTGGACCCGCTGGTCTCGGTTACCGCCTACAACGCCCTGCGCGAGGCGCTCGTCAATGCCGAGAAGCACGCCCCGGGCAGGGATGTGACCATCGATATCCGACACGAGGGCGAGGCCCTCGCTATGACGATCGCGAACGGTCAGCACCCGCCTGCGCAGCACGGAGAGGTGTCGTCCGGGTACGGTCTGATCGGGCTGGCCGAACGCGTCCGCCTCTGTGGCGGTGACCTCGACATCGACCGCTCCGATGACACCTGGGCCCTACGTGTCCGTCTTCCACTGACGGCCGGACGGGAGACGCAGCATGCCTAG
- the erm gene encoding 23S ribosomal RNA methyltransferase Erm produces MPRSIHGGRHELGQNFLTHTPTIALVVDLVRRTDGAILEIGAGDGALTKPLMQLGRRLTAIELDEHRARRLARELPDVAVEHADALDHPLHSPVIVGNIPFHLTTPLLRRLLNTRTWSDAILLTQWEVARKRAAVGGSTLMTAQSAPWFSFHLHARVPSWGFTPRPSVDGGVLQISRRARPLVPAKERPAYERFVSRIFTGRGGTLDRIIQNAAGIPRSHASRILRTAGLTARNLPRDIDADQWAALWTQIHRTS; encoded by the coding sequence ATGCCTCGTTCAATCCACGGTGGCCGACACGAACTCGGCCAGAACTTCCTCACCCACACCCCCACCATCGCCCTCGTCGTCGATCTTGTCCGCCGCACCGACGGTGCGATCCTGGAGATCGGCGCCGGCGACGGCGCACTGACCAAACCCCTGATGCAGCTGGGACGTCGACTCACCGCCATCGAGCTCGACGAGCACCGCGCACGCCGCCTCGCCCGGGAGCTGCCCGATGTCGCAGTGGAACACGCCGATGCCCTCGATCACCCGCTTCACAGCCCGGTGATCGTCGGCAACATCCCCTTCCACCTCACTACCCCGCTCCTGCGGCGACTGCTGAACACCCGCACATGGTCGGACGCGATCCTCCTCACCCAATGGGAGGTCGCGCGCAAACGCGCCGCCGTCGGCGGCAGCACCCTGATGACCGCGCAATCCGCCCCCTGGTTCAGCTTCCACCTCCACGCACGCGTGCCCTCCTGGGGCTTCACGCCCCGTCCGAGCGTTGACGGCGGTGTGCTCCAGATCAGCCGGCGCGCACGGCCGCTTGTACCTGCGAAGGAAAGGCCTGCGTACGAGCGCTTCGTCAGTCGCATCTTCACGGGACGCGGCGGGACCCTGGACCGGATCATTCAGAACGCCGCCGGAATCCCGCGCTCACACGCGAGCAGGATCCTCCGCACCGCTGGACTAACCGCAAGGAACCTTCCCCGCGACATCGACGCCGACCAGTGGGCTGCCCTCTGGACGCAGATTCACCGCACCTCCTGA
- a CDS encoding helix-turn-helix domain-containing protein, producing the protein MRYRTVGVGTTGRAPQPIIARCQTIQAPVEPVAYDWVKLVVVRQGSAILLSEFGEGHIKVGDVLVLGTQTLCGTEPEGAITVTALYLDRDYVIDQIFWQHISLLTDRLDAQDFAQELYSEPAQILRLGEDRVGMLMPWLDELVALSLDGGASERFFRMQSLLFAVLDVIAPHMKTTTSRHSSAQRRSAHLCPPHRRKCVPLRAEAREAVRLLRARPAERWTLQGLAEAVHLSTSQLGRVFLDAYGKPPMAYLATVRAERLAQLLRQTDMPVEAAMREVGWLSRGHAARMFRRAVGVTPNRYRRLARQQTAA; encoded by the coding sequence ATGAGATATCGCACCGTAGGCGTAGGGACCACGGGCCGTGCCCCTCAGCCGATCATTGCTCGCTGCCAGACGATTCAGGCGCCGGTTGAGCCGGTCGCCTACGACTGGGTGAAGCTGGTGGTTGTTCGCCAAGGTTCCGCGATCCTGCTGAGCGAGTTCGGCGAGGGACACATCAAAGTCGGCGATGTGCTCGTGCTCGGGACGCAGACGCTATGCGGAACCGAGCCAGAAGGTGCTATCACCGTCACTGCCCTCTACCTAGACCGTGACTATGTGATCGATCAGATCTTCTGGCAGCACATATCGCTACTGACTGACCGCCTCGACGCGCAGGACTTTGCTCAGGAGCTCTATTCCGAGCCCGCCCAGATTCTCCGTCTCGGGGAGGATCGTGTGGGAATGCTCATGCCCTGGCTTGACGAACTGGTGGCTCTCAGTCTCGACGGCGGTGCCTCGGAGAGGTTTTTCCGGATGCAGTCGCTGCTCTTCGCGGTGCTCGACGTCATAGCTCCGCATATGAAGACCACTACTTCTCGGCACTCGTCAGCCCAGCGTCGATCGGCACATCTCTGCCCACCGCACCGCCGAAAGTGCGTGCCTCTACGAGCAGAAGCGAGGGAAGCCGTCCGGCTGTTACGTGCGAGACCGGCGGAGCGCTGGACACTGCAAGGGCTCGCAGAGGCGGTGCATCTGTCCACCTCGCAACTTGGACGGGTGTTCCTCGACGCTTATGGCAAGCCGCCGATGGCCTACCTTGCGACCGTCCGCGCTGAACGGCTAGCCCAGCTTCTCCGACAGACTGACATGCCTGTTGAGGCCGCGATGCGTGAAGTGGGATGGCTCAGCCGGGGTCATGCGGCCCGCATGTTCCGGAGGGCCGTCGGCGTGACCCCGAACCGGTACCGTCGACTGGCTCGTCAGCAGACCGCGGCATGA
- a CDS encoding ArdC-like ssDNA-binding domain-containing protein: MATNEERRAARDAKLDELHERLTGAVEQLVSGEDWARALAFAAQFRSRSFNNTLLIWFQHAANYEAGRVPSPVPSYVAGYRQWQTLGRQVAKGQPGYMIYAPVTGRYASSTPSDPESWRRLGRGEKPRPGEVVRSKMVGAKPAYVWDASQTTGDPIPESPTPKLLEGEAPVGLWDGLAGQVDAAGFELCLVEHEGVIHGANGLTDYTAKTVSVRENMEPAARVKTLVHELGHALMHGPDQDEARQHRGIGEVEAESVALMVGAAHGMDTTGYTIPYVSTWAARVDGNEPAEVVKATGERVRKTALAILDQLNTNQITDGVPPGLNRGTPARQSSTRAQTPASLPEPALSPAAPVAVGREL; encoded by the coding sequence ATGGCGACGAACGAGGAGAGACGGGCAGCGCGGGACGCGAAGCTCGATGAACTGCACGAGCGCCTCACCGGCGCGGTCGAGCAGCTGGTCTCGGGTGAGGACTGGGCGCGAGCGCTGGCGTTCGCTGCGCAGTTCCGGTCGCGATCGTTCAACAACACCCTGCTGATCTGGTTCCAGCATGCGGCGAACTACGAGGCCGGTCGTGTCCCGTCCCCTGTTCCGTCCTACGTCGCTGGCTACCGGCAGTGGCAGACCCTCGGCCGACAGGTGGCGAAGGGTCAGCCGGGCTACATGATCTATGCCCCGGTCACGGGTCGTTACGCGTCTTCGACGCCCTCGGATCCGGAGTCGTGGCGGCGTCTGGGCCGAGGTGAGAAGCCCCGACCTGGCGAGGTCGTGCGGTCGAAGATGGTCGGGGCCAAGCCTGCCTACGTCTGGGATGCGTCGCAAACCACCGGGGATCCGATCCCAGAATCCCCGACCCCGAAGCTGCTCGAAGGGGAAGCGCCTGTCGGGCTCTGGGACGGCCTCGCCGGGCAGGTTGATGCGGCAGGGTTCGAGCTGTGCCTGGTCGAGCACGAGGGGGTGATCCACGGCGCGAACGGGCTCACCGATTACACGGCGAAGACGGTATCGGTGCGGGAGAACATGGAGCCCGCCGCGCGTGTGAAAACCCTCGTACACGAGCTTGGGCATGCGCTGATGCACGGCCCGGACCAGGACGAGGCGCGGCAGCACCGCGGAATCGGAGAGGTCGAGGCCGAGTCGGTTGCATTGATGGTCGGCGCCGCGCACGGGATGGACACCACCGGTTACACGATCCCGTATGTGTCCACGTGGGCAGCGCGTGTGGATGGCAACGAGCCGGCCGAGGTCGTCAAGGCCACCGGGGAGCGGGTCCGCAAGACCGCGCTGGCGATCCTTGACCAGCTCAACACCAATCAGATCACCGACGGCGTCCCGCCGGGACTCAACCGCGGGACACCGGCCCGTCAGTCCTCGACCCGTGCGCAGACGCCGGCTTCGCTGCCGGAGCCGGCTCTGTCTCCTGCTGCGCCGGTCGCTGTGGGAAGGGAGCTGTGA